The DNA sequence CATCAGGAGGGGACCTACTCTTGGCCCCTCTGTTTGCTTTTCCCTGGAGTCCTAGAGACTGTCAGAGACTGAGCTTTCTGAGGAGTGAACTGTGGGTGCTgaggcagatgaggaaacccagaCTCAGACAGGGATTTAGAGATCAGAATCCCTGAGCATGGCTGAACTTATCAAGTGTTTCTGGGGCAAAACAATCACAGGAACTTCAAGGGTTCAACTCACATAAAACATTGGCTATGTGCCCTCTGGAAAGACCCCTATTGAGAACACCTTCCCGTCAATGCCCACTAAGTTGACACCTGACGAGTACAAGCCAGGTTGATGGCTTTTCTCCCCATGCCCACCCATGTACACGGGTATCTTCAAAGGTAGGAGACGTCCCTGACCACCATCAAGCGATTTCCGTGACCAGGAAAAAGCACACCCTGAGGAGGTGGGCAGCAGGCAGACAAGGTGTGGGCTAAACCTCCCTCGACCTGCTCACACACTCCCCAATTGTCCCCCCACCGTTGTCCCAAGAGTCTTAGAGCTTTGAGTGGCCACCCAGGGCAACAATACAACCAGGAGCACTATTGGATTCTTGTTCCTCAGCTGTATAACTTGGCACTTTGCTACTAACATCTCTGGAGTCTTGAATGAAATCCCAGGAGAATCAtggccaggaggggagggagcataTAGGACAGGTGACTTGATGACACCAGAACTGCCTCTGTGCACTCTATTTCTCTCCCCAGAACATATGATCTGTCACAGAGCATCCAACCCCACCAAACAAGTGCCACAGTCTTGGCTTCACAGGGCCTTGGCCGGCCTTGGGAGGATCCTGGTGAGTATGGCGTCTGCCAGGAAGGTGGGCATGTAGCTCATGGGGAGGTAGAAGAGCTTGGCGTCCCAGCCAGCCGAGTAGCGGGTGCGGGGGTGGCAGGCGGTCAGCGCATGCTCCATGCAGTCCGTCACCTCTGACAGATTCTCCTCGGCCGCTGGCAAAACGTGTTCAGATATAAGTTTGAGGTCTGTTCAGGATGAGAAAACAGCCTTAATGGAGCAGCACAACCCCCTCTCCCTTTCACAGCTCTAAGTTAGAAGGAATGGTTCGAAGaattcctgggccccacagtGATGTGCCCCAAATCTAATCAATGTAAGTTGCCCACGGCTGTGGTCCATCCTTATCCCAGGAAAAACTGGTCCACACTAAGCCACCTCTGCCTCTCTTCCTGGGAATATCTGGACTCCATAAGTTGAAAGTCTCTACTAACAGAGCCAAAGTGAAGGAAAACCAGTCCACTCCAAACCCAGCTGGCTATGGGTCCATGgcatcctccctccctgtctttaGTTTCCTCTTCAAAATAATGACGGGACAGTGTCTACAATTGTAGTGAGCCTGGTTTCCTTCTCTAAGTGACCCGTTGACCACACAGCACATTGGGAATAGGGATGAACGTCCCCACTTTGTGATGAGGCTGAACTTCCCTCTCCCCAGTACCCAGCAGGAGGACAGACCCTCATGGTGTTGGAGACATTAATCATGGCTCAATGTTTAGTTGTCTCACTGTCCACAGTTTACTCACAGGATTCCAGAAACTTCCGGCCATAGATCTCCTTGATCTCGGATCCGGCCTGGTCCCACACCTCCCGAATCTGCCGCAAAACTCTCTCAGTGTTGGTCATGTTCGTCTTGAAGGAACCAGGTTCAATTACAGCCACCTTCACCCCAAAGTGGGCGAGCTCCCTCCTGGGAGACAGACAAGCAGAGGGCAAGGAGTTGAGAGGTCTTGCAGGCGAACACAAAAGACATGTAAACTCAATGAAAATCCAACACAGGGTGGTGGTAGAATAAGCCAGAAAGCATGGCATGTTGGGAAGTGCAGCAGAAGGCCAACAAAAATTATGACCATGGCATTGACTGTGTGTAGCGATGACATGTTTTACACACAGAGCTCACCAGCTCCGAATCCCTTGGAATCAGCTGCAAGGCACCACTGCTGGGCTAGCTCCCCCATGCCCCTCACATCCAGGGCATCACCAGGATGCGCCCGTTTCACCCTCTAtgctcctctgtccccttcctccctctgctgctCCAGTAAACTCCCTGGCCATCTCTCCCTGGCTGCTGCGGCTGTGTCTGCCTACAGTCGCGGTTCCCCACACGAATAGCCATTCTGCTCCCTTCAGCCAGTGGGCATCTAGATGCCCATTAAACCAAATACCCACCCTGAGTACATCCAGGCCGTGGAATCCACTGTCAATAGCATGAAGTACAGCACATGTCCAGAACCGACAGGACTCCACGGCCCACTGCTGACCCCCTGTCCAGCGCAAACACCTGTCCTGGCCTTTTACTTTGGCCCAAGAAGTCCCCACAGCATAGGCAGTCAGCTGACGCCCACCCTCGGCCCAGGATGACCCTGTTGTCTCATCAGGAGTCCTGTTGACCCCTCGTTAGCAGGGTGCCAGGTCTAGGTCTTCAGTTCTCGTCTCAGACCTCACAGCCAGGACCCTCCCCAAATCTGGGTGCTGCCATGGCCACCATGGCTTACTTAATCACAGTCCCTATAAGGGTTGGAAACAATGTTTTTCTGTCTCCTGTTGTTCTCCCTCTCAGCTATTGGGGTTTTCAAGTCAAGGAGCAAACCTTGCTGTCCTAGGCTGCGTTATTCTGCACTCACACTAGTGCCCGCTGCTGTGTGTTGTGCTGAGTCAGAGGCCGCACCGACCCCTCAAGGGCTCCCTGCACCCGAGTATCTCAGTGGCTGTGGACATGGGCCCAGCAGCCAACTCTCCCACTTCCAATCTGCTTCAGACACGCCCTGTTCGTGGGCCCTCCTCAGAAGGCTCAGAAAGAGGTTACATAATTTTGTCGGCCTCGAGCCCCTGTTGTACATTCACAATCAAAGGCTGGCTGAATCCAGAACGGGAGAAGGGCCAAAAAGCCTGAGAGATGGatctcgaagaagggcctctaaATCTGTCATGAAGTCAAACCCCTGTAAAATGCTCCCACAGAAGACCAGGAACGGGAGGACTCAGGCAGGGCCCTATCCCAGTGCAATACCTGAGGGAGTCCGAGAAGGCCTCTACGCCGTACTTGGAGATGCTGTAGCCGCCACCCACAGCAGACAATCTACCCGCGATACTGGAGATGTTGACCACGCGGCCCCTCGCCTTCCTCACTAAGGGCAGCAGGCTCAGAGTCACCTCGATCGTCCCCAGCAGGTTCACGTTCAGTGTGGTCACAAAGTCTTGTTTGGTCAGCCACTCATTGCAGCCCGAAGGACCGGAGATGCCAGCGTTATTCACCAGGCCCCAGAGTCCTGGGGACAGTGGGAAATTCAGAGACCAACACtgtattgtgtgtgtggtgtggatACAGCGAGAGTTCAAGTTCACCTTCCAGTTGAGTTTATTTATGGAGTCAAGAAAAATGTTCTGCTTGGAATGGGGAAAAGAGTTGGGGATGAAATCAGGATGTGGTGACTTAAGGGTGTCAGCGTTTGCATATTCTTCAAGCTATTGGAAGTTAGGGATGGTCCTTGTCATCTCTGCTCCCAGTGCCTGGACACCAGCATGCAACAAACCCAACTTTCTTAAGTGCATGGACAGAGTTTGAGAAAATAGAGTGAGTGCTCATAAATTATGTCAtgaggggacagagacagagacagtaaAAGAGGAAgggagtaaaacaaacaaacaaaaataatcaaggGAAAGCCAGAGAAGAGCAAGAATGAAAGGGAAAGACAAATTGAACCATGAATAATTGTTTTGTGACCCTGGTTGGGAGAGACACGCTGAACACTTAAGACTCAGGAAGCGTGAAGAACAGGCACATTTGGACATCTGGGGATAGGCTGTGATGCAACATGCACCAATTTTGAGGCAATGTTTGCTCAGGAAGCAAAGTTCACTCTCCACCTGGGAATTCCAAAGCTCACCATGGAGTGGATACACAGGGCAGACTGGGGAGGAGGCCTCAGGCCACACCAGTGTCCAGATGGCACCGTTAGCCCCAGGCAGTGCCAAACTCTCCTTCTGCCCTCCCCAAAGTCCACCCTTGGCATAACCTCACGGGTCCCCAGCCCACTGAGCTCTCTGGAAGACTGTCTGCGAGATATACAGGAACAAAACCACAAGATGAAGGATTTGAAACAGTCTGAGTTCCCCACCTAGAGGCCCCAGGTCTCCAGGGGCAGGGTTTTcggtgggccaggcctggggtgcAGTTAGACAGAGTTTGAAGGTAAGAATGTTGGAAGGAGAATAAGGCCTTGCAATATTAGTCCTCCCCCCACACAAACCATTCATGGCCTCCAAGTAATGAGTATTCCTTGATACAATTATTTTAGTCTACTTGAATAAGATTGCTAAGCATGTGAACAAACCTTATTACAGAATCTTTGCTGGGATGGTATTTATGTCAGGAAAAGTGGGAAACTAAGTTCAGCATCCAACAATATACGACtgctttaataaattatattctctCAGCATTAATATGCAGAGGTTGAATATCATATTTTGGAAGGATTTGAAGGTATGAAGCTGATCCCAGAATACATGAGGTAGACAGAAATTAACTCTGGGGGGTGTGATTACGGTGAATATTGTTTTACCTTTATCCTCTTCTATGTTTTCCTCAATGagcatgttttaaatttctaatcagaagaaagaaatccATGATCCCCCTTCTCACAAAAAGAACAGGCAGTGTAATGTAGCAGAAAGAACAGGAGTTATCACTGAATATTTGATAGGAAGTCCCTTCAGCACTCTAAGCCTCCATCCTCATGAGTCAAGTGAGGACACATAATCTCAGAGCCCTCGGGGGGACAAGTGTGAAGGAAGCAGTAAGAAATGCTGAGATCATGAGCCTGGAtccagcctggcccaggcccccacTGTCGCATGCCCAGCTCAAGGTCTAGCTCAGGGGCCCAACCTTCCTCCAGAGAGTCGACCCTAAACATAGCTGGTGCTCCTCTCAACCTGTGGCTTAGGCACAATCACTCTAGGATTTCTGCTCCAGCAAATGCAAAGCTCACAGTCCTTCAAAATCCAAATATCTTGGGAATCTTCCAGGTTAGCAGACAAAAGGTTCCCCCTtcccagagagagaggaaagagacacAAAGAGGAATCTGGGGGTACCTCTGTCTCCCACGCGTTCCTTCACCCACTGGGTGGCTGCAGTGATGTTCTCTGTCTTGGCGATGTCTAGAGTCACCGTCTCTAGCCTGTCTGATGACTGGGCCCTCAGCTGCTCGGCCGCCTTCTCTGTCCTACAGGCAGCCAGCACCCTCAAGCCACGCATGTCCAGCTGTCTGGCCAGCAGGTTCCCAAAGCCAGAGCCGCAGCCCGTGATGAAGACGTACTTGTCTCGGAGGTGGCTCACCACCTGCCTCTCCCGGTACCAGCGCACAAGGTAGTACAGGCCCACGAGGGCCGCCAGGTACAGCCACATGTCGatggggagacagacacacacagacttgGGTACAAGGAGACTATGGCCAGTGTTCAGACAGGAGGACTAAAGGACACAGAGGGTGGCAGTTGGCAGGGAAGGCTCCAGGCACTCTGGCATGGAGCCTTcactttcctctccccacctccctgctcttGGCACTGCTGTTGCGAGAAGTGATGCGGACCCTTGAAAGACCTCAAGTCCTGCCCCGTAAGAACAAATTACTGCTCAGCAATGCCTCCCTAGTCCACCGATGTCACTCTGCCCTGCTGTGCCCACACAGGTGTCCACACAGGTCCACACATAAGTGTCCACACAAGTGTCCATACcagagcacacacatgcacaccatgGCACACAGACCACTCCAGCTACCTTGGAGGGTCAGAACTGTCTGTGCCTATCTCGTACAGTAACACTCCTGGCCTGCACAGAGAAGACCCAGGTGAACTGGGAAGATACACCTGGATTCAAGACACGGTAGTTCGAAATTCTCTGATCCTGGGTTTTCACAGCTGGTCAGCATCCAGAATCACTCAGGAAACTAAGTCACTGCCAGTCTCTCTAGGATTGGAAGGAGAAGGCAAAAAGAGTAGGCAGGTATAGGTCCACTCCTGCTAGAGTAGGTCTCTGGAAAGAAAGAGTATGAGATGCCAAAGGGTAGTCACAACTCAGCAGcaagaaagcagagagaaatgaaatgggGCTCGGAACCTGGAAGAAAGAAACTCCCGGAGTCAcggggagggagcagaggaaggACCCAAACAAAGCAGATGTCACAGTGCTTACCGTTCACCTCTTGTGGGTGCCTTTTCCTGCACGCCCTGGGTGCTGGGTacactgccctctgccctcctgctctgGGGCCTCCCCTCCCAGGTCACCCATCCCGAATATTGTCAGGGACTTCCATTTCCTTCAACCATGAATTCTCAGTGGCCGTGCACAGACACATTTCCCAATCCTCACACCTACTGCTCTCCCTTGCTCATCCTTACAGTGTGCCACCCTTAGCTGGGTGGCAGGAGCTTCCCAGTCCACTTCAGTGTCGGCAGCAATTCCAAGAGGTCCCAAGGAAGCAGTCACAGGGAGGGACACTGACTCAACTGGACCCTCGGACAGAATGTGAAATCCTCTggagcccccaccccctcccagtgCTTCCACTGCGACCCCTGCACAAGACAGTGGAGCGAGAGGTCACCCCAACCCCCTTTGCTTTTATCTGGCTCTTTAGTTGGAACTAAAAGCCAATTGTCACCAGGCAGATATAAACTTTATTAGTTTTACATGCACATGGGCAGTTTCACAAGAGAGTAAAGTCCAAAGAATCGGCTAAGCAAATATGTTTTTGTAAGTTTTAGACAAAGACTAATATATCtgagaagaaatgacaggacGAAGACAGTGTTGCGAGGAGCAGTAAATTTTTTAGAGGAGTCACTGGGAGATATGTAGGGGGCTGTGAAACAGGTGGCAGACGAGGATTACTGTAAGTATGTTTATTCCGTCAGGTCTATCGTCCCTCTAATTTCAAGTCTCTGGTGATAAGGGTCATTTTCTTACCCTGGTGTAGAGAGGGTCCCCCTGCCAGAGGAATCTTTTTCCCTTGCTGGATGCAGGAAGAGACAGATCAGCTTACCCGCTCTGACACTAGTTTTCCCCATGTTTTTAACTCAAATAATCAATACACCAATCTGACATATAGTAGGATGGCACGTCCTTCACCCCTTCATTTCCCCAGTCTGAAATTTAACTagaagttttaaatattaaaagttgaTTTGGAGGCAAAAATGAGAAGTCTCATGACGCTGTTGTCTCTTGGCATTCATCTGTGCTCCAGACTTTTTCCACCAGACACTCGCTCTGGCAAGAGCAACaatctagatattttaaataatctagatATTGACATAACCAACCATCAGATTGATCAGTTACCATAGCCAGGGTTTGGAAGACTAGTACAAAAGGGTGCCTTGTCAGTGCTGGACTTGTcagaaaaattgtaaaagttAGTATGAGCAAGACACAGTTTGGAAAAAAGTCCATAGTGGAGGACTAGAGGGAGAGTAGGATAGACTACGACAGTCCCCTGTCAGCTTTCCAGTACTCTAGCCACAGATGCAGAAAGGTTTTGTCAATGAAAACAAgatgttgctgttgttgtttgttttttttcctaaggaagaGGAGTAAGGAGActtaaaatggggagaaaatagGTGGAAGTAGAATTTCTTGACTGGTGGTCTTGGGAAAATCTGTCCATCTCAATGAAATATTATCTGCTTCTGGGGGCTGGGGATTGGCCCTGGAAAGCTTTACTTTAGGGTCTCCTTGATGGGTGGTTTTCAAATTGTCTTGGGAGTTCTGACCAGGATCCAGCTTGGTGTGCCTTGTGAGGGGCCAGGaggatttttccttcatttcGATGGCAGTGTATGTGGTCAGTAGTATTTCATATGGGCCTTCCCAGCGAGGTGACAGGGCATGCTTTCTTCTAAACATCTTGACATGCCTACAGTCTCCTGGTAGAAAAGAATGGCATGACTTGTCAGTGGGCAGAGGCCATGCCCTTTTAGCCTGTAGATGATATGCTCCAAGCATATTACTTAGTGCCTAGATGTAGCTAGTCACAGCATCAATCCCCATAGTGTTCACTCAACTCAGGAATGGAAGGTTTAGAGGTGCCAGCAGGCATAGGGCAGCAGAACATTATTTTAAGAGTGGTTAATCCATGGCTTCTATCTGGAGTATTCTGAAGTTTTATAAGGGCCAGAGGTAATGCTTCTGGCCATTTGAATCTAGTTTTTTGACAGAATTTTCCAAACTCCATTTATCGTCGAGGTTTTTACATTGCACTTGTCCTGAGGACTGGGGATGGGATGGGGTATGAAATTTTAGCGAGCATCCCAGAGTTTTTGCAAGCAAGTGGTTTATCTCTGCTGTAAACTGAGTTCCTTGGCCTGGCTCCATCCATAAAGTGCCGCCAAAGGGAGGAACAGTGTCAGCTGTCAATTTCTTTcccagtgctgtggcatcagcacGTCTAGTCAGATAGCATCAGTCCCTCGACTGAACATGCAGACAGTAACCGAACAGTGAGGAGAGCCTAGCGCTGGAGGTAAGTCTGTGGGTGTGTCTATCTGGGGAGCTGCAGGGGCCACATGGGCCTTGGAGGACATCCTGAGGACTCTTGGTTTCCTCCAGAGATTTGGTCAGATTTACAAATAATGCACTGGGAAATAATTTGGTCAGAAATTTTGTGGATCCTGGGTCAAAACCACTTACCTTTTATTCCCCCACGTATCCCCCATTTGCACATCCCCCACGTACCCCCCATCTGGGGGACATAAGTGCGCAGGGTAGGAGAAAAAGGGGCCACAGGAAGTCCATTTGGAGCATGTATAATCCGTCTGGTGATTGCTCAGCACCCTTTTGTATCCATTATCTTTTTCACATTTGGGGACATTTGCCTGATGGCCAATAATTTCGGTCAGGGATAAAGGCAAGTTTATAAGTTGGGCAGGAGAAGGATAAGGGGTCTGTTTGGGGCTGTGTCCTTAGCAGCCCTGCCTGACCTAACATTCCCTAGACAGGGAGTGTCAGTCCCTTGGAGTGGGCTGGACAGTGAGCAACAGCAATGTTGGTGGCAGGGTGAATAGCCTGTCTTAAGGCAGCCCTCACATGTCCATTAGTAACAGGAGCACCAGCAGTGGCAGGAATCCACGGGACGTCCGGATTATGCCGACAGCACGACAGGCTCCGAAAGCGTATCTGAAGTCGGTGTAAATAACGCCAGGGTTTTTCCTTTGCGAGTGTGCAAGCTCTGACAAGAGCTATAAGTTCATGAGCTTGACACACTTTATAGTGGGCAAAGGAGGATGCCTCAGTGTTTTTTGGTGGGGAAACTATGCCATAGCCGATTATTGTGTTTCCCTTAAAATTGCGTTTACAAGGGCCCTCACAAAATAGCAGTAAGTCTGCATTGTCTAAAGGAGTATGTGAGGGGTCATCTTGTAGCTTTGCAACCATTGCTCCAGCAGTTGCTAGGCAATCTTGTGGAACTGAATGAGGGTCTCTAACCTCAGGGAAGGGTAGGAGCGTagcaggatttatttatttatttatttattttgttgttgttgagacagagtctcactctgttgcctgggctagagtgccatggcatcagcctcgctcacagcaacctcaaactcctgggctcaagcgatcctcctgcctcagcctgccgagtagctgggactacaggcatgcgccaccatgcccggctaattttttctatatatatttttagttgtccatataatttctttctatttttagtagagacggagtcttgctcttgctcaggctggtctcaaactcctgagctcaaaggatccgcctgcctcagcctcgcagagtgctaggattacaggcatgagccaccgcgcccagccacatAGCAGGATTTAAAGTGTTACAATGATGCAAGATGACAGATGGATTTGTTAATAGGACGCCTCTCTGTGTGCAGAGGTGCTGCATCTTAGGAACTTGTAGGGAGCAGATACAACAGGCAGAACAGAGAGAGAAACGGGGGAGCCCACTGTGTGAGTGCTGGCTTAATCCACTAGGGCGGCACGTGCTGCTACTACACACAGGCCTGGGGGCATACCTGCTGCCACAGGAGGAATTGGCACAAGAAATATGCCACAGGGCGTATCTGAGAGACAAAGGGTTGCCCTAGAATACCTACAGCATGCCCATTATTCTCACCACAATATAGGTGAAATGGTTTGTGAAAATGAGGTTAGCCAAGAGCAGGGGTGTGGACAGTGCTACCTTTATGGCTTCAGAGGAAGTTAATGTCAGAGAATGGGCTCTGGATTGGTATCTGGGAGGAGGGCATGGAGTGGTTTAGCAAGAGCAGCAAAATTAGGACTCCACTGCTGGCAATAGCCAGTTGTCCCTACAAATTGATGTAGCTGCTTTTTCCTTTTAGGGAGAGGGATGGATAAAATTGACTCAGGTCAATTTGGGGTGAGTTTTTGAGTGCCCTGAGATATTTCAGGTCCTAAGTAGTAACAGGTGTGTGCACCAGTTGAGGTTTAGATCTGGAGGCTTTATGGCCTCGTCAGCCAGAGCCTTAGGAGAACTCGAGGGTCAGTAAGGGCACCCTGTTCagttgataaggaaaacccccatctattacttggcacagcagccacctgagagcCCCACCCCTCagggaagacccgcatcagcataatactaacctaacacctggcccatcaactaatctattacctggcgcatcagcataacactaaacctattacctggtgcatcaactaccctattacctggtgcatcaacataatactaacctattgcctgacacatcaactaacctattacctggcaggcattagtcacctgagaccccacccctcggatcacctcaacttaataaaagtgggaaaaattgggtagatgactctcagaatttggtggcgagacccctctgagcccgccggcgaataaaccttgattctctgactcccTGTGTGCCACTCGGTTTGTCCTGGGGACcgctcgctgtaacacttgctgtaacacagTTTGATTACAAAGCAGAAGGCCATCATACTGCACAACGGTGGAGCCTTGGGTGAAGGCCACAGAATCCACGTTGGCTTTAAGGATTTGAGAGGATATTGAGGGGGACGCACAATATCCCTGAGTCAGGGAGCCCATGTTAATTGTCCTCCTCTGCATGTAAATGCAAAGAGAACTGTGAGGCTGGGTGcaaaggaattgaaaagaaaGCTGAGCAGGAGTCGTGGGCTGTGAACCAGGCTGCATCTCCAGGAATCCAGGTAAGGACAGTAGCTGGATAGGAGCAGAGGGTAGCAGGGAATTACCAGGGAGTTTATGGCTCTTAGATCCTGCACAAATTGGTACATTTGACTTCCATCTGCATCaaattttccttgtgtttttattAGTAAGATTGGGGTGTTACAGGGTGAGGTGATGAAAGTAAGTACATCTTGCTGTAAAAGAGAGGCTATTATAAGTTTGATTCCTTGCTCTGCATCTCATGACAGGGGCTACTGTGCTACCTACGGATGGGAAAGGTTTGTTCCTCTTCTATGTAGCGTGTACTGATTTGCACTCAGTAGCAGTCCACCTCATTTCCATGGAAAGCCCAGAGACTAGCTGAGATACCTTTCAAAATTGCATCCTCTTTAGAGGAATTTAAATCAAGATGAGTTTCCATGAGACAGAGCAGAAAGCTTGAAGTTTGGTCTGaaggcagagaaataaaaacaccttCTGTAAGGGTGCGAACAAGGGCACCagggttttgagaaagatttctccaggaaaagattaggatagaaagaagaagtttatttactttttcctggGTGGAAAAAGGGCCACCACAGAAGTGAAGGAGGTAGAGAATGTTGGTAGAGAGAACTAGGTATTCGGGGTTTTTTATTTAGTGGATGTAAAGGTTTATGGCTGGAGCCAAATTAGCAGAGCACTGGAAACTGTTACATTTGTTCTTCTCTTCTAAACAGCAGGCTGATAACAGAAGCGGCTAGAGGATGTCAGAGTCCAAGAGTTGGCTCCCCTGCCTTTCTTGGAGACAGGCTTTATCTCTggagatgtgactctgccctGGAGACAGGGCAGAGGCCTGAAGCTGGCACCCTGCTGTTCACTCAGGAATCCTTccactataaaaaaaaagttgcacaGAGACTCCAACAGCTTGAATAGAACCAGAAGTAAGAGGTAGAGATACTTCCTCTAAGCAAAGAGTAGAAAAAGTCACACCAGTGTCAATTGTAAAATCCAGTTCCCAATCTACTGAAAGCTTTGTGGTGGGCTCAGGGGTGCTACTGAGGATGGGCCGACCCCATCAGTCAATGGGGTGCTGTCCCACAGGGAGGGAAAAAGGAGCCTACTGAGAGTGCTGGGTTTATAGGGAGAGTTTCTCCCTTTTAAGTACAGGACAGCAGTTTTTCCAATGCCCCAGCTTTTATGCAATATCTGCAAGTTTTTGAAGGCAAACTGAAAAGCCCTGTGGTTCACCAGAGCCAGGAGAGGACTTTGAGTCATTCTCAGAGGCCTGTCTTTGTTTCTGTAATGATTCAAGCTGCAAGGCAaggacttcttttcctcttttctcttgttttctttttttttttataaacataagaaatacatttttaataaagcttGACATGAAGtccttaacatttatttatttattttttatttcatcttgttatgggggatacagaattgcaggttacatacgttgctcctgtaccgcctttccccccaagtcagagctccaggcgtgtctgttccccaggtcgtgcgcattgcacccatcatgtaggtatatatccctcccttccccaccccccccttcccgagtcagcaccttcaagtgttaccactccccaaacggtgcacaatgcactcattgtgtaggcatacccccatcccctcccccaccccccacctcagtctgatgtccaattggtgtcgttcccagatttgtatttaggtgatgatcaggaaaccaattttctggtgagtacatgtgatgcttgtttttccattcttgggatacttcacttaatataatgggttccaactctctccaggagaaccatagagatgtcgtatcttcatcattccttatagctgagtaatattccatggtatacatataccacagcttactaatccaatcatgtattgatgggcatttgggttgtttccacatctttgctattgtgaattgtgctgctataaacattcgggtacatgtgtctttgttaaagaatgaccttttttcctttgggtatatgcccagtaa is a window from the Eulemur rufifrons isolate Redbay chromosome 16, OSU_ERuf_1, whole genome shotgun sequence genome containing:
- the LOC138396688 gene encoding retinol dehydrogenase 7-like; protein product: MWLYLAALVGLYYLVRWYRERQVVSHLRDKYVFITGCGSGFGNLLARQLDMRGLRVLAACRTEKAAEQLRAQSSDRLETVTLDIAKTENITAATQWVKERVGDRGLWGLVNNAGISGPSGCNEWLTKQDFVTTLNVNLLGTIEVTLSLLPLVRKARGRVVNISSIAGRLSAVGGGYSISKYGVEAFSDSLRRELAHFGVKVAVIEPGSFKTNMTNTERVLRQIREVWDQAGSEIKEIYGRKFLESYLKLISEHVLPAAEENLSEVTDCMEHALTACHPRTRYSAGWDAKLFYLPMSYMPTFLADAILTRILPRPAKAL